In one window of Episyrphus balteatus chromosome 3, idEpiBalt1.1, whole genome shotgun sequence DNA:
- the LOC129913199 gene encoding uncharacterized protein LOC129913199, which translates to RQNLFTNFNANDYFSLFFLGCALPKTVATFDPEVIDGFIIKENQVSFTLGQRGCTLLVSNGYQYVRNRRSGYKIYWICAKKGSLKCNARVVTNIIDGVQKIVLQSLNHSHPVNVIRKKRSGAVAKNKSVLPAEFSRKPRPARKYRHPSENKLFGDYDFEFIG; encoded by the exons AGACAGAACTTATTCACCAACTTTAATGCTAACGAttatttctctctcttttttcttGGTTGTGCCCTCCCCAAAACAGTAGCAACATTTGACCCAGAAGTTATTGATGGTTTTATAATCAAAGAAAACCAAGTTTCCTTTACCCTTGGCCAACGAGGTTGTACATTATTGGTTTCGAATGGATATCAATATGTGAGAAATCGCCGAAGTGGCTATAAGATCTATTGGATATGTGCTAAGAAG ggAAGTTTAAAATGTAACGCACGAGTTGTAACGAATATTATTGATGGAGTTCAAAAAATTGTCTTACAATCATTAAATCATAGTCATCCAGTAAATGTTATACGAAAGAAACGTTCAGGTGCAgtggcaaaaaataaaagtgtcctACCGGCAGAATTTAGCAGAAAGCCTCGACCTGCTAGAAAATATAGACATCCATCGGAGAATAAATTATTTGGAGATTATGATTTTGAGTTTATTGGTTAA
- the LOC129913200 gene encoding uncharacterized protein LOC129913200, producing FIFHLGTSSSTYFSFVTGFRGSRKLKVGEYSFTRNKSSGPKTYWSCARAGIHKCKARVVTIDEETRHDVIIKCGFHNHAPF from the coding sequence tttatttttcatttaggtACATCATCATCAACGTATTTCTCCTTCGTTACCGGATTCCGAGGAAGTCGAAAACTCAAAGTTGGCGAGTATAGTTTCACCCGAAATAAATCATCAGGGCCAAAGACTTATTGGTCATGTGCCCGAGCTGGCATACACAAGTGTAAAGCGCGAGTTGTAACAATTGACGAAGAGACACGACATGATGTTATTATTAAATGCGGTTTCCATAATCATGCTcctttttaa